In the genome of Astatotilapia calliptera chromosome 18, fAstCal1.2, whole genome shotgun sequence, the window CAATGTCGTGCTTTAACACTGGGGTTCTAGATGGTACATCCCCAAACAGACTAGGGTGCGCTTGAATCAGGTTTTTCACGTCATCTTTCTCATCATGGGGAAGATAGGAGAGGTACGTGATCTAAAAGCCACTTGGATATTTCTAGCTTTTCTCCTAAATCTACTGAATAAAACTGCGTTTGTGTGAGAGCCTCTTTGTGAGTCCTTTGATGAGTGCGAAGGTTACTTCATATTGACAAAGCACTTGCTTTGCTTTGTCAATATGTTCACATGTTCAACGTTTGTTATTATACTtttttctaataataataattgcgTGAAATACTCATAGTTAAGACCCAACCTGGACTCTAGCTGACCTCAGTTATTCGAGAATAGATAACAAATGTTGTATTATAATGTAATCtaatatttggaaaaaaaaaaaaaaacaataaatataatgaTTATTTCCAACCGGTATTTATTACAGACAGCCtataaaattacaaaactgctattgtttgtttatatAGTTCATTTAAACGACCAAACACTGCCACACTTCATTATAATTATATTGCTGGTGAGAAAGTTTGACCCATCAGGGGCACCGTAAACTCTCAGCATCACGTGAGCACTCGAGTTTCCTGTTGCTATTGTATTACACTTCCATATTTTTCACCTCAAAGAGCGTCTGTGATGTAAACTACCGCGGCGAGTTCGCTCCTTCTGTGTGATCTGTCCCCACGCACCGAGTCCGTTTAACATCCTGCCTCGTCCTCACAGTCAAGGAGAACTGCTGATCGCGGGGAAAATGGCCAACAGTGTAGCTTTCCAGAGCAAGTTAACCTCGATCATGGAGATGCTAACTAAAGCAGCCGTGGTGGAAATTAGCAAACTGTGGGAGGACGGCTTCGCATTGGTCCAGGTCGAGCTTCGGAGGAGAGAGATTGAAATCGAGGCTCTGAACAGAAAGTTGTTGTTGATGGAAAAGGAGCGGTTAGAGGCTCGGGCTCAGTCTGCAAATAACTCCTCATCATCTTTTTCCAAGAGAGAGCAGCAGAATAAGCTGCTGCCGCCCGCCGGTGATGGTAAGAACAACCGCGGCAGAAACGGGGGATCAATAAACGATATTTGTCTTAAAAGACACAATTTAATACCCCGTGGATGAAAAAGTCAGTTTGCAAACTATCTGTAACACACTGTAATGTTTGTGAACATATGAAGACATGTGTTTGTTTAAGTACAGCGTTTCCAAACAATTATATTCTCTCGtatttaacaatataacaaCTATATTCTCTATACAGCGCCTTCTATGTGTAAGTGTGCACAGGGGGAGTTTTAGCACATCTGTATTGTTTAATATTGCAGCTTAAAACAGTGTCAGCTCACAGTAATGTCAACATCGGGTTTAGAAGGAGAGTAGTTTCTTTCTTGCTTCTTGGCACAAACCCGCATGACTTAAGTTTGATGATGAAAAGAAGCCTGATGAATGTTTTAGGTAGACATTATGTCCAGCATGTTACCACATGATGTAAAGgcaaaattaatttaaacacagaaaaactaaactaacctttacaaagaaataaattaaagttaatagacacacatacacatatacacccACTTACACTGTTATTTATTGTAAGCCTGtgagaataaaaatgttttaagtttGTTTAGACACAGTTGTAATTGATAATAGTGAGCTCCTTCCAAAGGATAGGACCACAGCAACTGAAAGCACCTTCAGCACACTTAGATCAAATTCTGGGAAGTGTTAAAAGATCTGCACCTGCCTGAGAGGTCTAATCGGATTATAAACACTGAGTAAGCCGGAGATGTACAGGAAGGGGGTAGGAATCATTGAGAGCTTTATGAACTAATAGAAGGATTTTAAAGGTAATTCTGTGTTGAACTGAGAGCCAGTTAGTGACTTCAGTATGGGGTTATATAGTCAAATTTCCTTGTGCGTTTACGGATTGGCTCCTGCATTCTTAACAAGCTGAAGTCGTCCTAGTGATGATTTGGATAATCCAGCAAACAGAGCATTACAGTAGTATAACCTGCTTTATATAAATGCATGGGCCTATTTCTGAGATTCAGTGTGAGATAGggatttttaacatttgatgtgtttttgcagcGATAGAAAGCAGTTCTGGTTGGCCTGATTAATATGATTATCAAAAATGAGATCACTGTCCAAAATGAGGCCAAGGTTCCTGACATTGTCACTGGATCCACCAAAATATTAACTATTAACTAACAAGACAAGTGGTAAAAGAGGTGTATATCAGCATGGTAATGATCCACAGAACAGAGCCAAAGTTACACACACCAGGTtactaaagaagaaaaaggtcaaagtatcagaaagaaaaaaatgtgcctAAAGACTGGCAAAAGATCCAACCTTTTTGAGACACATCACTGCAGTCacattcaaaataaactaaaatttttatgaattagtaaaatgtctcagttttacCTGTTGATGTTTTCTAAGTTATGCTGTGAATTTAAAAAGTGGTTTATGAGCTTGGGAAATCATTGCAGTctctttatttgcattttacatCGTGTCCCAAAGGTTTCAGAATTGGGTTTGTAGATAACAAACAGGTCTGTGTTCTTTAGATTTACCTAATTTGTCAACAGGCAGAAAATGTTTTAAGTGACTTTTGCCATTTTGTAGGAAAACTTGTCAAATACTTTCTACTGCCAGCTTTTCCACTGTGATATGATGATTTTCTTAGTGATATGTCATTGTAGTTGGCTTGACTGTCCCTGCAGCTAACAGTCATTAAAAGCGTTGGTGTATCTGCTTGTTACTTACTCAAGTCAAAAAGTTTCCCAGTGTttaatgtcacattttcagaCAGCACTGTAATGAAGCAGGTGCATGTTATTTGGGTACCTTTCTTTACAATTCACAGTATTTGCTGCCTCTGTTGCTGAGGCGATTAATTATAAAATTAacctgttttaaaaaatgactttttaaggGAACTTTGATTTTCCTTTAACAATTTAAACAATCTGCTGTGTCCTTTCAGGGCCTACGATAGAGTCGGTCCAGACTTTGTCTTCGGATCAGAGCGTGAGAGATAAGGTGGATATTTCACCAAATCAGGGAACGTCATCACCTCCTCAAACAGAAGAGAAACGCAGTGAGCAGCGCAAATCTGACAGTGAGGGCAAAGATGACGAAGACTTAGTAGTCAAACTAGAAGACGAGGATGACGTCCAGATCGTGGAGCAGGTCGTGGACTCTGATCACAGCGTTAACAGTGGAGCAGGTCCCCACGAGATGAATTTGAACCACCAGCCTGCTGAGGTTGTGGAAGAGCAAGAGTCACAGCAGTGGCTGACTGTTTCGGTGGGAGACAGCGACACTGCGGATGACTCGGAGTGCTTTTTCGAAACAAAGCAGTTGTCTCAAAATCTGGACTCCGAAATCTTGCTCATTCAAAATGCCTTGGACATTTTCGATAATTCAGCAGAGGGAGCATACTCGGACAGGTTTATGAGGGACAATGAAACGGTTCAAGGTGCATCAAGTAAATCAAGGGCACCTGTGACTTTCAGCCAGTCTCAGCCAAGTCAACCTATAGAAGCAATAAATCACTCAGAGAGAGGAATGTCCATTAGATTCCTCTCAGAAAAACAGCAACCACAGACTAAAAACATGTCAACCTTTAACACAGACAACAGACTCTTTCATTTAAACGACCCAGAGTTGCACAAAACTATAGCGGGGCGCCGCATTAGGGAGAAGTGGTACATCTGCCCGTTCTGTGGGAAGAGCTTTGATCGCATCAGCCACCTCGAGATACACCAGCGAattcacacaggagagaaaccgtACACATGCGACACGTGTGGCAAGTGCTTTTCTCAGAGGAGTAACCTTCGCACTCATCAAAGGACTCACAAAGAGGCTCTCGCACAGAACGCAGTTTAATTCAGTAgattttgaagaaaagctagAAATATCTAAGTGGCTTTTAGATCTAGATTTATTAAcaaattctgtttgttttttgatattTCTGGAAAAATAATGTAGCAGACTGATTTAACTGTGCCCTCTTTTTGTGAAATAAACAACAATTTTGACACAGTGTGGCTTTTAAGAACTAAAACAGGAACATATGAACTGCcagaaaagaggtttttaacaCACATATGACAAACTAGGAACATATGACCTCTAAGACATTCAGTTTAAGCTAGACAGGAAAAATCCAGCATCTAATCGCTTAGTTTTCCTCGCCCTGATGGAAAGATGGTGAGGAAAAGTCACAAGACATTTGATAAATTAGTTCACCACAGAGCACTaaggatgtaaaaaaaaaaaaggacaaagaatTTGTTGGTCACCACACGACAGCCTAAATTGTGTTTGTGATGCTGCCTAAGCAAAAGATTAAGATAAACTAAGATTTCAATGTTCTGTTtgtagaggaaaaaaacatgttgttcAGCCTTGCACTGCAGCTTAGATGTTCATGGGTCAGTCGAGTTAAAATTTTCCCATTCTGAAGAATCTTTAACTTCCAAAACATTCAGGTACTTCCTCcaaagtttttccacaggatCCAGAGCCAGTCATGGTAGGAGATGTAGACTTTGTAGCCCTAGGCTTAAGCCCTTCCCCGTACACACTTTGCTTGTTCACTTGGAGGGTCAGAAACATTCAGTGTTGTTCTAAACCTAGCATTAAATAATGCCATTTAATGTAACATCAgccttaattcagttttatcaaCTCCATTCCTTacagtaaaacatttttgtctGGTATGTGGAGGGACaggtactttcagctgctcacttATTTCCCAAGGGGTCATCACAGTGCATGTTTGAACTGGCACCAAGTTTACAACTGCCATCCCAACAAAAGACTCCCTGGCACAAAGAGTACGCGAGCTTGTAATTCTCAGAGGCTGGGTTTGTGTGTCCTCTTGGGCTCAAAACAAATGTAAGAGAATTTAACATATACCACAAATTTTATATATCCTTAGGAACAAACTCCACATGCTTACAGATATGATTtctatattctttttttaaaagccttatGTCACGACCCCCTCTGCTAGGCGACAGGAGGGGAGAAACATACACAAGCCCTCTCACGAAATCTGAGTAAATAAGGGGTTTTATTACAAACATTAAACTGAAAACCGACAGGGCTGTTCAACAGACCACCGGGGAAACAATTAATACACAATGAAAAGAACAGGCAAGAGTAAAAGCTAAGGGTTAACCAAGGCAAGCCAGCATCACAAAACTCTAATGAAACTAAGTTTAGCTGTATACCAGGTTTAAACAAAGAGCAACACAGCAAACAGGTTTAACAAACGAGCTTCACATGCAAAGCAGACGAGGATGCCACTGCATGTTCACTTCAGCGCAGCAGTTCCCCATAGTGTGAAGGCTCTTCAGCTTTTTATATTCCCAGGTGCAGACAATCAGCCAGTCAATTGGTCATGGAGTGGTCATGAGATCTCCAGGCAGCCAATCGTCCACGAGGTCTGGCACactgtgatctttttttttttttgcctgtcccgtttgactcttttgccatcagaattattgtctaaaggcaaaggcTTTGCCTTTGGCACACTGTGATCTGGATAAAAGAGGGCTGGCACAGGACTCCCAGCAGCCAATCATCCACGAGTCCTGGCACACTTAGATTTGCATGAACACAAAAGGGCAGTCTCACTCCCTCCAAGGCCCAGGGCTGTAACATCtttgttattgatttttttaaataaaaatggaaggAGAATGAGAATTTTGAAGTGATTGGCATCATCTTAATTCCAATCTGTGTAAAACATCAAAGACGCTGAGTGTAAGTTTCATCACAGAGATAAGGGCATCACAGAGTTTTCAACTGTATTTGTACCCAATACTTTAATTAAGACCCTTCAACAACCTCAAGAGTGACTACATGTACACTTACAATCATCAAGCAGTAGGGGGCAGATTCTAACTGGGCTATAGTTGTAGGGTGACAGCCAAAGGTTTGCAACAGTTGTCCATGTCAGCTCCAACCTTGGAGAGCAGCTGCAGTCTAGTGAAATGATAATGTTTGGTTGTGTAGCACTTATCAATaccagtattaaaaaaataatcttacaatataaacgaGTCAGCCATGGAGCCCTAAAAGCAGACACTTGATCACCTTTTTGGTTTAAGCATGAGGTGGGAACAGTTAACAGGTTTCTGCCTGAGCATCTCAGGCTGCACACTGGTCGGTACAGCAAACAGCTGTTCACATATATCAGGTCTGGGGATCTCCAGGCCTGAAGGGCCggtgttctgcaggttttagatatcaccctgggtcaacacacctgaataaaatgattactacattaccaggcctctggaaaacttaaagacatgttgaggaggtaatttagtcatttaaatcagctgtgttggaacaaggacacatctaaaacctacaGAACGCCGGCCCATGAGGCCTGAGTTCCCCACCTCTTACGTATATAATCTCGGTCCAAGCCTAAATGCCTTTACAAGTAATAAGttaaatcttaaaatcaattgtAAAAGTATTGGACATCCAGCATCTGATtctttgggttttctctgtaatacTGTAGGATctgtaccttacaatataaagcagcttGTGGTGActgttgaattgaattgtagagGGGTAAACTGGGATAATATGTTCACATGTGCAAAATGCAGCTGTAAGACTGCATTTTGCACAATCTGAAGTCTATTTATTGTTATCTCTGATTGGTACCTTTGAAAAACCAGTACAAAAACCCAACtgagaggaaataaaagcatgaataatagTCTGAGAGTCAGTAAAACTCAGCATTCAGTTTATTCTTGGGATATTCCTAAGGTTCCATTGGTAGCATATATGATGGGGGAAAATAGATAGGTCCCAGTATGGATCTCTGAGGAACTCCACAACTTATTATAGAGTAAGGAGAGCAGTTTGTcaccaatgaaaacaaaaatttttGGATTGTCAAATATGACCTAAACCATCTGACCTTTACCAACCCAGACCTGGAGCCTCTCAAAGTTTTATGGTCTACTGTGTCAACTGCACTTAAATCAAGCAGCACATGAACAAAATATTAATCAGTATCCGCAGTTCTTAGTATCATTTGTCACCATAATAAGCACAGTCTCAGTACTTTCATGTTTATTCAATCTTCTTAGTGCATTTAAGACTCCCCCTACAGGTACAGTGTTATTTCCAGTACAAAATTAATGCCAAATATAGTGGCCTGTACTAGTTCTAGGATCTTTTTTACAGTAGTAATGCCATGGGTTATTTCTTAGCCAAATGCAGTGACCTGCTAGTCCCTAATAACCTCATAACAGAGTTAGGGCATCTGGCCAAGCAAAGATCTGTCCTGTAAACACTTGCTAAAACTACAACCATGTTTTAATTTGCATCAAAGTTAATTGTCTTCCATGCCTTTATTAGTAAAATATGAAGGTAGTATCAGTGTTTGAATCtataaataacaagaaaaacaatatttctcAAAAATCCTAACTTTTTCTTcaataaaaaatttatttaaattcatcAACCTATAACAGAATAACCCATAAAGTTTCTGCTGTTTTATGAAGTTCCCGAAGTAGCTTTAATGTTccagtgttttttaaaagaatgtttGTAAGCTGCACTTTTACAAATAAAGATTTTCAACATATACACATCACTTCCTgatcttcttaaaaaaaagcatagaaaaatTTACAGTGTATTTGTATCATcacaatgtttctttttttacaaaaagGTATTTACAGCACTAAAAAGTTATAGTTATATAGATGAAACTGACCCAGTTTGCTGCATTTCAACACCAGCTGGCCAAAGAACTTTCAGCATCGTCTCTTTTGTTCTTCATATTaacaagggttttttttaagctgacagcagcaggtggctGTAAAGATGtattaataaacaaatgtacacacacacatatatcagACATTAACATAAGAACACCTAATGTGCAAGAGTTGATGTGGAAACAATGTAGAAATAACTGACCCATCGGGGCAAGAGCACTGGATCGCTGAGGGTGTCTTTACTTGATCCTTTGGGTGAGTATCAGCCTCAAAAACCTGAATTCAATTTGGATCTGAGGAGCTGATAGTTTGTATCAGCACCTTGGACTCTTTGCCAAGTTCCTCAAGTAATTTTTGTGATGTGGAGTCGCCAGATCTAAGGTTTCTCTACAGGGCGAAGCGATGTAACAAGTGAGTCAatgttattcacttcaccttttaacagttttaatgtCGTGGATGATCAGTGTATATAAACACATGGAATATATACATATTGTCCTGCATGAGGCAGGATTCTCAAGTCCTTTGTATCTATTCACATGTATTTAAACAAGAAGCACTGGATGCAAAACTCAGCTTTGCACCaaacatagtaaacatttgTAACAGGATTCTTAATACAATAccttaaagaacaaaaatactTTTCATTTGCATACCTTTCAGGGCAAAACTCTCTATAAACTTAATTCTACATTAGTGGTCCAAAATGTTCCAGTTCTACTATACCAGTCGTATCTGGCTcaggacttctttttttttttttccctcttccccCAAATTATTCCTCATCTCTTTTTTATTACCTCACTGATGAAGTCATAAAATGCTCAAAAGAACAACTCATAACCTTCTTTTGATTAACAGAAATAAGGAAGAATCTCTAAAGTTAAAAATCAACAATCAGCATTGGGATAGTACCTGAGACGAATTACCcttcaaagcaaacatcaaaCGTCACAGTCAGAGTCACTGCAGAGATACAGACAGTCTCTCTTTTCATATCACAGATGAGAGTCCTGTCTAGATCAGCTGTCCTCTGGGGTGTAGAATAATGGAATTGTTACTTGGCTTGGGCCTGATGGCCCCATTGCTGTAGTCAAAATAATTCCTGAGAGTCTGTGATAACTGGTAGGGGCTCCCATCTTCGTCACTGTCGTGTCCTTCAGACTGTGTGGGAGCCcagtcctctctctccctgggCTGGCAGGCGTCTGGTTCTCTGGGCCCGCTGCCGTCATCCTGCTGAGCCTTCAGAGGAACCAAAGATGAAGGAAGACCTGAGTCCTGGTAGAAACagtataaaaatagaatactgTTTTTCCTGATTTGTCCTGAAAGTTACCAATATTAAGGAGGACCTATTATGCCTTTCCTTATTTTCTCTCAAATACACAGTTACAACAGTTAATGttgaaactgaagttttaaaCACTGAGTTCAGCAGATGAACAGGTAATTCCTGCAAGCCAAAACCTCAGGGTTCAATCTGCTCTACCACTTAGTTTCACACTGTTATTCTAGTTTTGGCTCTGTatgatcagccaatcacatgaaagTTGGCTAGGAGATGGTGGCCTTAAGAAAGAAAATGGCTAAAATGGATTGCCCCATAAAGAGGATAAACTGTGAGTCAGGCAAAACTATTTTACTGGAGTCCAAGAATACATATTTAGTTGGAAATGAGCATCATAGGTCCCCTTTATATAACCAAAAAATTGAAGTTGGACTGAAAAAGGCACAGAGGGGATAAAACTGGGTTTATGATACTTGCACTAAAAATCCAAATTCAAGCTGGATAATCTGTagataaactttatatttctaCCAAAACCGTCTATGGGATCagtgaaaaccagtttattgaGGTAGAAgtctagatttaaaaaaagaagaaaaaaaaagctcctaACACAACATGGACCATATCCTACCATCCAATATTTCTTATGACGTTTTTTTGTGGTAATAATTGCTAGGAGAGAATGCACACTGGTATTCAATCTCTTTTGTATGAAACCTCTAAGTGAAGCTTTGGTCGTGATGACATCAGATTGTAATCCAGATTTAACAAAACAGTCATGTTTACATTCCGGATCCTGTTTCTAAATAAATCCAATAAAGCGTCATCATTTGTAGAAGAAAGGAACAATTATAAAGTGACTAATAAAACAGAGATGACGTTTCTTGCTGTTGTTTCCTAAAATGTTTCCTGTCATTTGAATCCCTTTTGTTTTACCACGTCACCCTCAGTGACGATACAAACTCAGCAATAAATACAGCATGCCGTTACCATATGATACATTACAAACAAATCtaaacacatttcaaacttaATCTCTCAGACGCTGACACATACCAGCGACATGTTGCTACTGCTCTTCACGTATGACTCCACCCTGTTCCTTTGCGCCTCCTTCCCTCCGTCAACCTCAGCTCCTCCTGGAATATCGCTGCCTTCACACCAGATGACCGGACGTCCCAGTTCATCCAGTTCTACATCTCCTGGCCCCCACCTCCCACCCAGAGTGGAATGGGTATGCTCCTGTAGGCAGGGAGAGGATATTCAATGTAATGATAAAGTGCAAATCTGAGACAAGATCttaaagcattttattttgaaaaaacctTCAACATTAGAAAGAAGCAGCTATATGAACAATTCCTTAGAGACAGCGCAGGCAGAACCAAGATCAGCAGTATTCTACCTGGATATATTTCATCACAGTGAGACACTCACCAGAGACATTTGGCTGTTTTTCATTCGGCTGTCTATTCTGAGCATGGAGTCTTCACCCTGGAGAAAAATAGAAAGTCGCCAAAAATTAGTGAACCTGAACACGAAGAGGAATATAACAAACCGCCAAAAATTAGATATTAATGATATTTGTCTATGAACGCTGCATGTTTCAGTGTTGTttgaagctgcagcagcctgTAATCATCAGCCTGAGCTGCCAGCGGCTCCACCCGAGCAGGACAGGTGTGTCAACCTGGCTTCCTTCAAGCTTGCAGGCTATTGTTGTCAgcaggagagtgtgtgtgtctgtct includes:
- the LOC113009969 gene encoding zinc finger and SCAN domain-containing protein 4 produces the protein MANSVAFQSKLTSIMEMLTKAAVVEISKLWEDGFALVQVELRRREIEIEALNRKLLLMEKERLEARAQSANNSSSSFSKREQQNKLLPPAGDGPTIESVQTLSSDQSVRDKVDISPNQGTSSPPQTEEKRSEQRKSDSEGKDDEDLVVKLEDEDDVQIVEQVVDSDHSVNSGAGPHEMNLNHQPAEVVEEQESQQWLTVSVGDSDTADDSECFFETKQLSQNLDSEILLIQNALDIFDNSAEGAYSDRFMRDNETVQGASSKSRAPVTFSQSQPSQPIEAINHSERGMSIRFLSEKQQPQTKNMSTFNTDNRLFHLNDPELHKTIAGRRIREKWYICPFCGKSFDRISHLEIHQRIHTGEKPYTCDTCGKCFSQRSNLRTHQRTHKEALAQNAV